The region CGGCCTGGCGACGGCTTACTACCTGGCGCGCAACCACGGCATCCGCGATGTCGCGGTGCTTGAGCGCGGCTGGCTGGCCGGCGGCAACATGGCCCGCAACACCACGATCATCCGCTCCAACTACCTCTTCGACGAGAGCGCGGCGCTCTACAACCACGCGCTGAACCTCTGGGAGCAGCTGCCCGCCGAGCTGGAGTACGACTTCCTGTTCAGCCAGCGCGGCGTGCTCAACCTCGCACACACCGAACAAGAGGTGCGCGACTCCCGGCGGCGGGTGTTCGCCAACCAGCTCAACGGGGTCGACGCGGAGTGGGTGGAGCCCGCCGAGATCGCGCAGCTGTGCCCGATCCTGAACGTCTCCAGCGACACCCGGTACCCGGTGCTGGGCGCGACCCTGCAGCGGCGGGGCGGGATCGCCAAGCACGACCACGTGGCGTGGGCCTTCGCTCGCAGGGCCGACGAGCTGGGCGTGGACCTCATCCAGGGTTGCGAGGTAACGGGATTCGAGACCGACGGCGATCGGGTGACCGGGGTGCAGACCTCGCTTGGCCCGATCGGCGCGGGCAAGGTCGCGCTCGCGGCGGCCGGGCGGACGACGCTGTTGACCGACACGCTCGGGCTGCGGCTGCCGCTGCAGAGCCACCCGCTGCAGGCCCTCGTGTCGGAGCTGCTCGAACCGGTCCACCCGTGCGTGATCATGTCCAACCACGTGCACGTCTACTGCAGCCAGGCGCACAAGGGCGAACTGGTGCTAGGTGCGGGCATCGACGCTTACAACGGCTACGGCCAGCGCGGTTCGGTGCACGTGATCGAACGCCAGATGGCCGCGGCGCTGGAGTTGTTCCCGATCTTCGCGCGGGCGCACGTCATCCGGACCTGGGCGGGCACGGTGGACGTCACGCCGGACGCCTCGCCGATCATCGGCGCCACGCCGTTCGAGAACCTGTTCCTCAACTGCGGCTGGGGAACCGGCGGTTTCAAGGCCACCCCGGGAGTCGGCTGGGTGTACGCGCACACCATCGCCACCGGGCGACCGCACCCGCTCAACGAGCCCTACGGACTCGACCGGTTCGCCACCGGAGCACTGATCGACGAACACGGCGCCGCCGCCGTTGCCCACTGAAGGATTCCAATGCTGCTCATTCATTGCCCCTGGTGCGGCGATCGGGACGAGACCGAGTTCCACTACGGCGGTCAGGCCCACGTCGACTATCCGGAGAACACCGCCGACGTCGACGACGTCGCCTGGTCCGAGTACCTGTTCGTGCGCGACAACCCGCGCGGGTTGTTCCACGAGCGCTGGACGCACACCGCAGGCTGCCGCCGCTGGTTCAACGTCGTCCGCGACACCACTACCAACGAGATGCACCCGGAGACGGCCGGAAAGGTGGCGCCATGACACGCCTCGCCACGGGCGGTCGCATCGACCGCACCCGAACGCTGCGGTTCACCTTCGACGGCATCGAGTTCGCCGGGCATCCCGGCGACACCCTCGCCTCGGCGCTGCTGGCCAACGGCCGGATCGAGGTCGGCCCGTCGATCTACCGGGACCGGCCGCGCGGCATCGTCACGGCCGACTGCACCGAGCCGAACGCGCTGGTGCAGGTGCTCAACGGCCGCCCGGAGCCACTGGTGCCCGCGACGCAACTGGAGCTCTATGACGGCCTGCAGGTCGCGAGCCTTTCCGGCGTCGGTTGGCTGGGCAACGCGCCGGATCCCACTATCTACGACAAGAAGTACGTGCACGCCGACGTGGTGGTGGTCGGCGCCGGTCCCGCCGGGATCGCCGCCGCGCTGGCCGCCGGGCGCAGCGGTGCGCGGGTGATCCTGGTCGAGCAGGGCCGGGAGCTCGGCGGGTCGCTGCTGGACGGCGGCGAGCACATCGACGGTCGAGCCGCGGGCGAGTGGATCTCCCGCGCGGCAAGGGAATTCGTCGACCTTCCGGAGATGCGGGTGCTGACCCGCGCCACCGCGGTGGGCCACTACGACCACAATTACCTGCTCATCGCCGAGCGTCGCGGCAGCCGCCAGCGGCTGTGGCACGTGCGGGCCCAGCGGGTGGTGCTGGCCACCGGCGCACACGAGCGGCCGATGGTCTTCGCCGACAACGATCGGCCCGGCATCATGCTCGCCTCGGCCGTGCGCAGCTACCTCAAGCGGTTCGCGGTGCTGCCGGGCCAAGAAACCATCGTCGCCACCGCGTCCGACAGCGCTTATCTGACGGCGTTCGACCTGGCCGCCGCGGGCGGCCACGTCCGCGCGGTCGTCGACACCCGGCCGGAACCGCCGCAGCGGCTCGTCGAGCAGGCCCGATCCCTGGGCGCCCAGGTGTTCACCGGCTCGGCCGTCATCGGCACGACCGGGGACCGGCGGATCTCGTCCGCGCGGATCGCCGAGATCGACAGCGAGGGACTGCTCGCCGGTCGCCCGGTGGACCTCGACTGCGACCTGCTGGCGGTCTGCGGCGGCTGGAACCCCGCTGTGCACCTGTTCAGCCAGGCCGGCGGCGCGGTGCGCTGGGACCAGCTGGTGGCCGCCTTCGTGCCGGCGCAGAAACCCGGGCTGCCCAAGGTGATCGGGGCCGCGCGCGGCACCTACGACCTCGCCGGTTGCCTCGCCCAGGGCCTGGCGGCCGGGGCCGAGGCGGCGACCGCGAGCGGCTTCCGGGTCGCCGCGCCTCCCGTTCCGCCGGTGACCGGCGACCGGCCGGTCGCCCAGCCGCGCCCGCTGTGGCTGGTCCCGGCGGAATCCGGCGACCCGGCACAGTGGACGGAACATTTCGTCGACCTGCAACGGGATTCCACCGTGGCCGACGTATGGCGCGCGATCGGTGCCGGGATGCGTTCGGTCGAGCACGTCAAGCGCTACACCACCATCGGCACCGGCAGCGACCAGGGCAAGACCTCCGCGGTGAACGCCATCGGTGTGATTGCAGACGCGCTGCAGGCCGAAACTCCGGGCGAGGTGGGCACCACGACCTTCCGGCCGCCCTACACGCCGGTGTCCTTCGCGCTGCTTGCCGGGCGCGACCGGGGCGAGCTGCACGACCCGGTGCGGACCACCCCGATGCACTCCTGGCACGTGGCCCACGGCGCGGAGTTCGAGAACGTCGGCCAGTGGAAGCGGCCCTGGTACTACCCGCGCCCCGGCGAGGACATGGCCGCCGCGGTGCGGCGGGAATGCCTGGCGGCGCGCACCGGGGTCGCGATGATGGACGCCACCACGCTCGGCAAGATCGAGATCGTCGGCCCGGACGCGCCGGAGTTCCTGAACCGGATCTACACCAACGCCTTCGCCAAGCTCCCGGTCGGCAAGGCCCGCTACGGCGTGATGTGCACCCCCGACGGGATGGTCTTCGATGACGGCGTCTCCATGCGGCTGGCCGCGGATCGCTACCTGATGACCACCACGACCGGTAACGCCGCGGTGGTGCTCGAATGGCTGGAGGAGTGGCTGCAAACCGAGTGGCCGCACCTGGCGGTGCACTGCACCTCGGTGACCGAGCAGTGGGCCACGGTGGCCGTGGTGGGGCCGGACTCGCGGGAGGTGGTGGCCCGCCTGGCGCCGGACCTGGACGTCTCGGCCGAGGCGTTCGGGTTCCTGGAGTTCCGGGAAGCCGTGCTGGGCAACGGGATCCCGGCCCGGATCTGCCGGATCTCGTTCTCCGGCGAGCTCGCCTTCGAGATCAACGTCGCCGCCTGGTACGGCCTGGCGGTGTGGGAGGCGGTGCACGAGGCCGGGCAGGACTTCGGCATCACGCCCTACGGCACCGAAACCATGCACGTGCTGCGGGCGGAGAAGGGTTTCGTGATCGTCGGGCAGGACACCGACGGGACCGTCACCCCGTACGACCTGGGCATGGACTGGGTGGTGTCCAAGCGCAAGGACTTCGTCGGCAAGCGCTCGTTCGCCCGCCCGGACACCGCGCGCGACGACCGCAAGCAGTTGGTCGGGCTGCTGCCGGTGGATCCGGCCGAGCTGCTTCCGGAGGGCGCGCACCTGGTTGAGCTGGGGGTGCGGTGGGAGCCGCCGGTGCCGATGCTCGGGCACGTCACCTCCAGCTACCGCAGCGCGATCCTGGACCGGACCTTCGCGATGGCGCTGGTCCGCAACGGTCGGCAGCGCATCGGCGAGGTGCTGCACGTGCCGGTCGACGGCCGGTCGATCCCGGTCGAAGTGACCGAGCCCGTTTTCTACGACGTGGAAGGAGCCCGCCGTGACGGTCGCTAGTCCGGCCGACCCCCGGGTCGGCACCCTGTCCCTGCGCCGCAGTCCGCTGGCGCACCGCGCGGCGGAGCTCGCTGCGCACGGCGTCGACGGGCCGCGCGGTGTCCGGCTGGCCGAGGAGCCCTTCCTGACCCAGGTGAACCTCCGGGTGCACCCGGGGAGCCCGGCGGTGGCGCGCATCGAGCACGCGCTGGACCTGGCGCTGCCGCACCACGAGCCAAACCTGGTCTCGGGCGACGAGAACGGCGCCGCCCTCTGGCTGGGCCCGGACGAATGGCTCCTGGTGGCCCCGGACGGCAAAGCGGCGGAGCTGGTCACGGCGACCCGCGACGCCCTGTCGGATTCTTTGGGCTCCACAGTGGACGTATCGGCGAACCGCACCACCCTGCGCCTGTCGGGGCCGATGGCCCGCGAGGTGCTGGAGAAGGTCTGCTCGCTGGACCTCCACCCGCGGTCGTTCACCCCGGGGCGCTGCGCCCAAACCCTCGTGGGGCGAACGCAAGCGGTCTTGTGGCAACTGGATCCGAAACCCTGCTACCGGCTCCTGGTCCGCAACTCCTTCGCCAACTACCTCACCGATCTCCTCCTGGACGCCATGCAGGAGTTCACCACCCGCTGATCCGACCAGGGTCGTGCGTCGCCGCGTCAGCGGCGGTGCGGGATCGTGGGTGCCGGGGCCGACAGGGACGTGATCAGGCGGCGGCGGTGGACCGCGAACTGCTTGGGACTGTTCATCGCGCACAGCGCGATCGTTCGGCCGGCGCGCTGGTAGGTCGCGACGAAACGGCGGGCCTTCAGCGAGCCGTCCACGACGGTGATCTTGTCCTTCGGCCCCGCGTACCCGGCGAACTGCAGCGTCGAACCGTACTGCTGGGACCAGAAGTGCGGCACTCCGGTGTAGCTGGCGACGGTTCGCCCGGCGAGCAGGTTGCGCACCGCCACCGGCGGCTGGTTCATCGCCGTCGACCAGTGGTCACTGCGCACCGTGTGCGATCGGTGCGCCGGCTGGTACCGGGCGATGTCGCCGACCGCGACCACGTTGGGCAGCGAAGTCACGCATCCCGAGTCGGTCACGACCCCGTCGCGGATCTTGAGCCCGGAACCGCGCAACCACTGCGTGGCGGGCACCGCGCCGACCTCGACGACCACCGAATCGGCCGGGATCACCCGGCCGTCGGCGAGCTCCACGCCGGTGACCCGATCGTCGGTGAGCACTCGCGCGGCCGGTGTCCCGCACCGCACCCGCACCCCGTAGTCCTCGTGCTGCGCGAAGCACAGCGGCGCCAGTTCGATGCCTAGGGTCCGCGCGAGCGGCAGGTGCTGGGCGTCGACCAGCGTCACCTCGGCACCGAGGGACCGGCAGGTGGAGGCGATCTCGGCGCCGATCAGCCCGCCGCCCACGACCACCACCCGAGCCCCGGCGCGGATCTCGGCGCGCAGCGCAAGCGCGTCGTCGAGGGTCCGCAGCCGGTGGCCGCCCGGTGCGTCCGCGATGCCCGGCAGGCTCAGCCGCGTCGACCCGGTGGCCAGCACTACGCCGTCGGCCCGGATCTCGCTGCCGTCCGCGAGCACCACCACACCGCGCTTGGCGTCCAGCCGCGCCGCCGGGCTGCCTAATCGCCACTCCGCGGCGAGGTCGGCTTCCTCCTGCTCGCTGCCCAGCGCGAGCTCCTCCGGCTGCAGCGTGCCGGCCAGGAACTCCTTGGACAGCGGCGGCCGGTCGTAGGGGCGGTGCGATTCCGCCCCCACGATCACCAAGCGGCCGTCGAAGCCCTGTTCGCGCAGCTCCTGCGCGGCCCGCCAACCCGCCACCGAGGAGCCGACCACGGCGACCGTGTTCATGCCTTGATCACGGCCGGTCCGGCGGCCCCAGCGAATGACAACAAGCCGACCTCCGTTGCACAATGAGGAACAGCGCGTAGTATTTGCAACAAATCTGACCCTTTTGTTGCGACAACGTCAAGAGGGGTAACGGATGGTTCCGATATGTGCACCTCTAGCGGATACGGTTGACCGGTGGGTAGTGCAGCTGAGGCACGCGGAAGGGGTTCTTCTGGCGCTCTCGTGCA is a window of Saccharopolyspora phatthalungensis DNA encoding:
- a CDS encoding 2Fe-2S iron-sulfur cluster-binding protein, which codes for MTRLATGGRIDRTRTLRFTFDGIEFAGHPGDTLASALLANGRIEVGPSIYRDRPRGIVTADCTEPNALVQVLNGRPEPLVPATQLELYDGLQVASLSGVGWLGNAPDPTIYDKKYVHADVVVVGAGPAGIAAALAAGRSGARVILVEQGRELGGSLLDGGEHIDGRAAGEWISRAAREFVDLPEMRVLTRATAVGHYDHNYLLIAERRGSRQRLWHVRAQRVVLATGAHERPMVFADNDRPGIMLASAVRSYLKRFAVLPGQETIVATASDSAYLTAFDLAAAGGHVRAVVDTRPEPPQRLVEQARSLGAQVFTGSAVIGTTGDRRISSARIAEIDSEGLLAGRPVDLDCDLLAVCGGWNPAVHLFSQAGGAVRWDQLVAAFVPAQKPGLPKVIGAARGTYDLAGCLAQGLAAGAEAATASGFRVAAPPVPPVTGDRPVAQPRPLWLVPAESGDPAQWTEHFVDLQRDSTVADVWRAIGAGMRSVEHVKRYTTIGTGSDQGKTSAVNAIGVIADALQAETPGEVGTTTFRPPYTPVSFALLAGRDRGELHDPVRTTPMHSWHVAHGAEFENVGQWKRPWYYPRPGEDMAAAVRRECLAARTGVAMMDATTLGKIEIVGPDAPEFLNRIYTNAFAKLPVGKARYGVMCTPDGMVFDDGVSMRLAADRYLMTTTTGNAAVVLEWLEEWLQTEWPHLAVHCTSVTEQWATVAVVGPDSREVVARLAPDLDVSAEAFGFLEFREAVLGNGIPARICRISFSGELAFEINVAAWYGLAVWEAVHEAGQDFGITPYGTETMHVLRAEKGFVIVGQDTDGTVTPYDLGMDWVVSKRKDFVGKRSFARPDTARDDRKQLVGLLPVDPAELLPEGAHLVELGVRWEPPVPMLGHVTSSYRSAILDRTFAMALVRNGRQRIGEVLHVPVDGRSIPVEVTEPVFYDVEGARRDGR
- a CDS encoding sarcosine oxidase subunit gamma; protein product: MTVASPADPRVGTLSLRRSPLAHRAAELAAHGVDGPRGVRLAEEPFLTQVNLRVHPGSPAVARIEHALDLALPHHEPNLVSGDENGAALWLGPDEWLLVAPDGKAAELVTATRDALSDSLGSTVDVSANRTTLRLSGPMAREVLEKVCSLDLHPRSFTPGRCAQTLVGRTQAVLWQLDPKPCYRLLVRNSFANYLTDLLLDAMQEFTTR
- a CDS encoding NAD(P)/FAD-dependent oxidoreductase, with translation MNTVAVVGSSVAGWRAAQELREQGFDGRLVIVGAESHRPYDRPPLSKEFLAGTLQPEELALGSEQEEADLAAEWRLGSPAARLDAKRGVVVLADGSEIRADGVVLATGSTRLSLPGIADAPGGHRLRTLDDALALRAEIRAGARVVVVGGGLIGAEIASTCRSLGAEVTLVDAQHLPLARTLGIELAPLCFAQHEDYGVRVRCGTPAARVLTDDRVTGVELADGRVIPADSVVVEVGAVPATQWLRGSGLKIRDGVVTDSGCVTSLPNVVAVGDIARYQPAHRSHTVRSDHWSTAMNQPPVAVRNLLAGRTVASYTGVPHFWSQQYGSTLQFAGYAGPKDKITVVDGSLKARRFVATYQRAGRTIALCAMNSPKQFAVHRRRLITSLSAPAPTIPHRR
- a CDS encoding sarcosine oxidase subunit delta gives rise to the protein MLLIHCPWCGDRDETEFHYGGQAHVDYPENTADVDDVAWSEYLFVRDNPRGLFHERWTHTAGCRRWFNVVRDTTTNEMHPETAGKVAP
- a CDS encoding sarcosine oxidase subunit beta family protein — translated: MAPPRPVLPEPPPRLWRNPDPKRHYEVVIVGSGGHGLATAYYLARNHGIRDVAVLERGWLAGGNMARNTTIIRSNYLFDESAALYNHALNLWEQLPAELEYDFLFSQRGVLNLAHTEQEVRDSRRRVFANQLNGVDAEWVEPAEIAQLCPILNVSSDTRYPVLGATLQRRGGIAKHDHVAWAFARRADELGVDLIQGCEVTGFETDGDRVTGVQTSLGPIGAGKVALAAAGRTTLLTDTLGLRLPLQSHPLQALVSELLEPVHPCVIMSNHVHVYCSQAHKGELVLGAGIDAYNGYGQRGSVHVIERQMAAALELFPIFARAHVIRTWAGTVDVTPDASPIIGATPFENLFLNCGWGTGGFKATPGVGWVYAHTIATGRPHPLNEPYGLDRFATGALIDEHGAAAVAH